A genomic segment from Zygotorulaspora mrakii chromosome 1, complete sequence encodes:
- the ATP4 gene encoding F1F0 ATP synthase subunit 4 (similar to Saccharomyces cerevisiae ATP4 (YPL078C); ancestral locus Anc_8.549) — MSIRALTLKAAARPLAGLTVRQAPSGLRYMSSPAPQEPKAKANSIIDALPGNSILSKTGILGTSAAAAIYAISNELYVVNDESILLFTFLCFSGIVAKFLAPGYKEWADARVKKVQDVLNASRTKHVDAVKDRIASVSELKDVQDITKVLFEVSKETVQLEAKAFELKQKVDLAHEAKSVLDSWVRYEASVRQLQQRQVTESVLAKVKSELANPKFQDRVLQQSITEVEQLFSKLK; from the coding sequence atgagTATCCGTGCATTAACTTTAAAGGCTGCTGCCAGACCTCTTGCAGGTTTAACAGTTCGTCAAGCTCCTAGTGGTTTACGTTACATGTCAAGTCCGGCTCCACAAGAACCAAAGGCTAAAGCCAACTCCATTATTGATGCATTGCCAGGTAACAGTATCTTGTCTAAAACAGGTATACTTGGTACGTCAGCAGCAGCGGCCATCTACGCAATCTCCAACGAGTTGTACGTGGTGAACGATGAAAGTATCCTTTTGTTTACTTTCTTGTGTTTTTCAGGTATTGTGGCCAAGTTCTTGGCCCCAGGGTACAAGGAATGGGCAGATGCTAGAGTCAAGAAAGTTCAGGATGTGCTAAATGCCTCTAGAACGAAACATGTCGATGCCGTGAAGGACAGAATTGCATCCGTTTCTGAGTTGAAAGATGTTCAAGATATCACCAAGGTTTTGTTTGAAGTTTCTAAGGAAACAGTCCAATTAGAAGCTAAGGCATTTGAACTGAAGCAAAAAGTTGACTTAGCTCATGAGGCCAAATCCGTTTTGGATTCGTGGGTCAGATACGAGGCTTCTGTGCGTCAATTGCAACAAAGACAAGTTACTGAGAGTGTGCTTGCAAAGGTTAAATCCGAGTTGGCCAACCCTAAATTCCAAGACAGGGTTCTTCAACAGTCCATTACCGAAGTTGAACAACTATTTTCTAAGCTGAAATAA
- the AIM4 gene encoding Aim4p (similar to Saccharomyces cerevisiae YBR194W; ancestral locus Anc_8.550): MEEEEKLRTRAYRKASKGVRTERRISGLRDVDRKVRQTGIEKLDGKNHVKAKEYKRLNVLKGDLKLADKDSADREHEHNDSQRLGTKSIFFDSDWNPDGEAPQGHKNIPYNQNTFKRKEGTFHPKLAGLDDIPLPSDAK; this comes from the exons atggaagaagaag aaaagctGAGAACAAGAGCATATCGAAAAGCATCAAAAGGCGTACGAACTGAAAGGAGAATTTCAGGACTGCGAGATGTTGACAGAAAGGTACGCCAAActggaattgaaaagttggaTGGCAAAAATCATGTTAAAGCTAAAGAGTACAAACGATTGAATGTTTTGAAGggtgatttgaaattggcaGACAAGGATTCCGCAGATCGCGAGCACGAACATAACGACTCGCAGAGACTGGGTACAAAGagcatattttttgattccgACTGGAACCCAGACGGCGAAGCACCTCAAGGACATAAGAATATACCCTACAATCAAAATACTTTTAAAAGGAAAGAGGGCACATTTCATCCTAAATTGGCAGGCCTTGATGATATACCACTTCCTTCTGATGCAAAATAG
- the MED8 gene encoding RNA polymerase II mediator complex subunit MED8 (similar to Saccharomyces cerevisiae MED8 (YBR193C); ancestral locus Anc_8.551) translates to MNTDANSNSFQEDLKPNFDGVPSQALDAVRMRAAQLTHSLKRIRDELSRAELPQWHSLQSQVNVTLSQLMSLTSTLQHFQDTLDSTVVFPLPNFPTTSHEGLLTTLLRKKYTPEVDEWIASAREAADLDQSILDPQAIDKLLKDEKDVTEWALQTLVKEFERYSSGADYAEQNSGATEDEQMIDVSTVNCGKPTKPFDSDQILKYTSKGEIPSEIMHEMSEEGSVVITE, encoded by the coding sequence atgaataCAGATGCCAATTCTAATTCCTTTCAAGAAGATCTGAAGCCTAATTTCGATGGGGTACCCAGCCAGGCATTAGATGCAGTGAGAATGCGTGCAGCTCAGTTGACACATTCACTAAAGAGAATTAGAGATGAGCTTTCAAGGGCAGAATTACCGCAATGGCATTCCTTGCAGTCACAAGTAAATGTCACCTTGTCTCAATTGATGTCTTTGACCTCAACTTTACAGCATTTTCAAGACACTTTAGATTCTACTGTCGTCTTCCCACTACCGAACTTTCCAACTACTTCACATGAAGGCTTGCTAACTACTTTGCtgagaaaaaagtatacGCCGGAAGTTGATGAGTGGATAGCATCTGCAAGAGAGGCAGCTGATTTGGATCAATCTATCCTAGATCCTCAAGCGATCGATAAATTATTGaaggatgaaaaagatgttaCTGAATGGGCCTTACAGACTTTGGTAAAGGAGTTTGAGAGGTATAGCTCTGGTGCAGACTACGCGGAACAAAATTCAGGAGCGACCGAGGATGAGCAAATGATAGACGTATCAACGGTAAATTGTGGTAAACCAACTAAACCATTTGACTCAGATCAAATACTAAAGTATACCTCCAAAGGCGAAATTCCGAGTGAAATTATGCATGAAATGAGTGAGGAGGGATCAGTTGTCATAACTGAATAA
- the RIM2 gene encoding Rim2p (similar to Saccharomyces cerevisiae RIM2 (YBR192W); ancestral locus Anc_8.552): MPRKPLDEWEEDARESLPYLASDEKGSNFREAVQTTSVTQKSTTKNHPAVRPWVHFVAGGIGGMAGAIVTCPFDLVKTRLQSDVYQSIYKSKVATHAVTGFRPVSYILDGATHFKETFGIIGNIYKQEGFQSLFKGLGPNLVGVIPARSINFFTYGTTKDIYSRSFNNGEEAAWIHLMAGATAGVATSTATNPIWMVKTRLQLDKAGKTRLYSNSWSCLKGILNTEGIRGLYKGLSASYLGSAESILQWLLYEQMKRILHERSIQRLGHADEYKKTTTEKITEWCQRSGSAGLAKFVASIITYPHEVVRTRLRQAPLENGKMKYTGLIQTFKVIIKEEGFASMYSGLTPHLMRTVPNSIIMFGTWELVIKLLS, translated from the coding sequence ATGCCGAGGAAACCACTAGATGAGTGGGAAGAAGATGCCCGAGAATCACTTCCTTATCTGGCAAGTGATGAGAAAGGTTCAAATTTTAGAGAGGCGGTGCAAACAACCTCAGTTACCCAAAAGAGTACGACAAAAAACCATCCCGCTGTAAGACCCTGGGTACATTTCGTTGCAGGCGGCATAGGTGGTATGGCAGGTGCTATAGTAACATGTCCATTTGATCTTGTAAAAACGAGACTCCAAAGTGATGTTTATCAGTCAATTTACAAGTCAAAAGTAGCTACCCACGCTGTCACAGGCTTCAGACCTGTATCTTACATTTTAGACGGCGCCACTCATTTCAAGGAAACGTTTGGCATAATAGGTAATATATACAAGCAAGAAGGTTTTCAAAGTCTCTTCAAAGGGTTAGGACCGAACTTAGTGGGTGTTATACCAGCAAGGAGTATAAATTTCTTTACCTATGGAACAACGAAGGATATTTACTCTCGTTCTTTCAATAATGGAGAGGAGGCTGCATGGATTCATTTGATGGCCGGTGCAACTGCTGGTGTTGCTACTTCTACGGCTACAAACCCAATTTGGATGGTAAAAACAAGACTGCAATTGGATAAGGCAGGTAAAACAAGATTATATAGCAATTCGTGGAGTTGTTTGAAGGGAATTCTCAATACAGAAGGTATACGAGGTCTTTATAAGGGGCTGAGCGCTTCTTATCTAGGATCAGCAGAGAGTATATTACAATGGCTACTATATGAACAAATGAAACGTATTCTGCACGAAAGGTCCATACAAAGGCTCGGCCATGCCGATGAATATAAAAAGACTAcaacagaaaaaataaCGGAATGGTGTCAAAGATCAGGGAGTGCAGGTCTGGCAAAATTCGTTGCAAGCATAATAACTTACCCTCATGAAGTCGTCCGAACAAGATTAAGACAAGCACCTCtggaaaatggtaaaatgAAATACACGGGACTAATACAGACTTTCAAAGTTATAATAAAGGAAGAAGGGTTTGCATCCATGTATAGCGGATTGACACCTCATTTGATGAGAACAGTTCCTAATAGTATAATCATGTTTGGAACTTGGGAGTTGGTTATTAAGCTTCTTTCCTAA
- the RPL21A gene encoding 60S ribosomal protein eL21 (similar to Saccharomyces cerevisiae RPL21A (YBR191W) and RPL21B (YPL079W); ancestral locus Anc_8.553): MGKSHGYRSRTRYMFQRDFRKHGTIPLSTYLKVYKVGDIVDIKANGSIQKGMPHKVYQGKTGIVYNVTKSSVGIIINKIVGNRYLEKRLSLRVEHVKHSKCRAEFLQRVKDNAARRAEGKAKGIAVQLKRQPAQPREAHSVSTENNVPQTLAPTPYETFI; the protein is encoded by the exons ATGGGTAAATC ACATGGTTATAGATCTCGTACTCGTTACATGTTCCAACGTGACTTCAGGAAGCATGGTACCATTCCATTGTCTACCTACTTGAAGGTCTACAAGGTTGGTGACATTGTCGATATCAAAGCCAATGGTTCTATCCAAAAGGGTATGCCTCACAAGGTTTACCAAGGTAAGACTGGTATCGTTTACAACGTTACTAAGTCTTCCGTTGGTATcattatcaacaaaattgtTGGTAACAGATACTTGGAAAAGAGATTGAGTTTGAGAGTCGAACACGTCAAGCACTCCAAATGTAGAGctgaatttttgcaaagagtCAAGGACAATGCTGCTAGACGTGCTGAAGGTAAGGCCAAGGGTATCGctgttcaattgaaaagacaACCAGCTCAACCAAGAGAAGCTCACTCTGTCTCTACTGAAAACAACGTTCCTCAAACTTTGGCTCCAACTCCTTATGAAACCTTCATCTAA
- the RPS9B gene encoding 40S ribosomal protein uS4 (similar to Saccharomyces cerevisiae RPS9B (YBR189W) and RPS9A (YPL081W); ancestral locus Anc_8.554), translated as MPRAPRTYSKTYSTPKRPYESSRLDAELKLAGEFGLKNKREIYRITFQLSKIRRAARDLLTRDEKDPKRLFEGNALIRRLVRIGVLSEDRKKLDYVLALKIEDFLERRLQTQVYKLGLAKSVHHARVLITQRHIAVGKQIVNIPSFMVRLDSEKHIDFAPTSPFGGGRPGRVARRNAVKSREGGDEAAEDEE; from the exons ATGCCAA GAGCTCCAAGAACTTACTCTAAGACATACTCTACCCCAAAGAGACCTTACGAATCTTCCCGTTTGGATGCTGAATTGAAATTGGCCGGTGAATTCGGtttgaaaaacaagagAGAGATTTACAGAATCACTTTCCAATTGTCTAAAATTCGTCGTGCTGCCAGAGACTTGTTGACTAGAGACGAAAAGGACCCAAAGAGATTATTCGAAGGTAATGCCTTGATCAGAAGATTAGTCAGAATTGGTGTCTTGTCTGAAGACAGAAAGAAACTGGATTATGTCTTGGCTTTGAAAATCGAAGATTTCTTGGAGAGAAGATTGCAAACTCAAGTTTACAAATTGGGTTTAGCTAAATCTGTCCACCACGCCAGAGTTTTGATCACTCAAAGACACATTGCTGTTGGTAAGCAAATTGTCAACATTCCATCTTTCATGGTCAGATTGGATTCCGAAAAGCACATCGACTTTGCTCCAACCTCTCCATTCGGTGGTGGTAGACCAGGTAGAGTTGCTAGAAGAAATGCTGTTAAGAGCAGAGAAGGTGGCGATGAAGCTGCTGAAGACGAAGAATAA